DNA from Phragmites australis chromosome 16, lpPhrAust1.1, whole genome shotgun sequence:
TGATCGCACGATTGAAACCCTAGCTAAGGTGAGGTGGTTGAAACCTTAGGTTAGAGAAGTTACGTTGTTGGAACTAAGATTAAGTAAGGGTAGTTGTAACCTTGTTAGAGAAGTTGGTTAGAAACTTTGATTTGGTCGGATGTTTAAATCTAGATGATTGAAATCTTAACTCTATTTATTACTGTTCATATAAtttatttacttatttttaattattatttttaaataaaatatgctttatgcaAATATGGCACTGGCAGAGTAGGGCGGCGGAGGCAGGTCTGGGGGAGAGagatttcctttttattttaataatttttcagCGCCGAAAAACGGTGCTGCCGTTTTTCTGCTGAACCGAAACGGCTCTGTGCAGCCCCAGCGCCCTCGCCTCCGGAGTTCCGCCTACAGTTACACTCTACAGGCGGCCAACCGCCACTTGTCAGCAGCCCAAGCAGCAGAGCCGGAGCGGGACCACGGCCTCATCGTGACGAGGCAAGCAGGCAGGCGGGCGGCGCGGGTCCCCCGTGCCGTGCCGTCCCAACAAAAGCGAAATCTCCCGCAGCCTTTTCACTCGCCCGCCGCCCTCCTCCCACCCTTGACGCGGAAAAACCCGACGCCGCTCCTCCGCTGCTTCGGCTTCTCTGTCCATCCATCGGGGCAGGGCGGGGGACGCCGCTGCGTGTGCAGCCCACGCTgacgagaaaaaggccaagattATCTCCCGTCCCGGACCGTCGCCATCCGCGCCCTGTACTCCACCCCGCTCCGCCTCGGCCCCCCCTGTTTCAGATCTGCCGCAGTCGCCATCGCCGAATCCTTCCCAAAACAGAAACCACCCACCTGAATCATACCACCATGCGTTAAAAATCACTTCTTTTTTTCTCGCCCGTTGGGGGGTCGGTTGGTTCGTTGGTTGCTGGGCGTGGCGAGTGAGTGATCACCGATGGGGTGCGGGCAGTCCAAGCTGCCGCATGGCGCGGAGGACTCGGCGGCCGTCGCGCTCTGCCGGGACCGCTCCGCGCTGGTGGCCGACGCCATCAGCCGCCGCTACGCGCTCGCGGAGGCCCACCGCGCGTATGCCGTCTCGCTGCGCGCGACCGGCGCCGCGCTGCACGGTTTCCTCCGCGCCGTTCAGGACGCCGCCCCGCCGCCCGGGCCCGGCGCCGCGCATTGCCTCCCTGCGCAGCGGAAGGAGGACGGCGCCGACGCGCTCCCTCCCGCCGCGTTGGTGTCGCCACTCCCAGCGGCGGCAGTGCCCGACGCTAAACAGGTCGATGACGATGACGGTGGGCACATACATTTCCACTCGGACGAGGATGAGAGCTCCGATGAGGATCAGAGCCCCGATGATTGTGGCAGCCATATCAGGTTCTCCTACGACGAGGAGACCGAGCCACCTCTCCTCCCCACCGAGCCCCTCCTGcccgcggcgccggcgcagcCCCAACCTCCGCAGATGGCCACGCCGTACGGGTCTGGTTACGCTCCGCCGCACAGCTACGGCCCCGGCCCCGGCCTGGCATATGGATACGGCGGGGGCTACGGCGCCGAAATGGGCGGCTACGGCCAGAGTTTCTTCAGCACGAACGCCCGCAGCCAGCCGCCGCCCTACGGCCAGAGTTTCTTCAGCATGAACTACGCTCTCAGCCAGCCGCAGCCGCCGTCTTTGTCGTACGATCACCGCCCCCAAGTCACCAATGCCACTGTCCATTACTACCAGCGTGACGGTGCCACCGGGCCACAGCTTCCGACCTCCCACGGCGGATATCCCTACCAGTTCCCGCAAGGCGGCGGCTTGCCTCCGATGGCCACCTCCTCTGGCCACGGCCAGCCGTCTACGCCGTTGCCTcccccgtcgccgccgcgggTGTCGACCTGGGATTTCTTGAACCCGTTCGAGTCATTCGAAAGCTACTACCAGGAGCAGCCGGTTGGCCCGGCGATCCATACGCCTAACCAGAGCTGGAATgatgtcggggaggaggaggacatccCGGAACTGGAGGACGAGGAATGGGAAGAGGTGGTCAAGGAAGTGTACGGCAATGAGTGCACCTTTGTGAATGGAGAGTTGGCCAAGGAGGAAGGGAGGAAGAGCAGTGCCGGCGAAGAGTTGCACAGGAAGTCCAAGTCGTCGGATTCCAGTAGTAGCACTCTCCGTGAGGCGCTGCATAGGAAGTCCAAGTCATCTGATGGCAGTAGTAGCACCGGAAGCAGCATGGTCCATGTAGTGGAGAGGAGTGTGGTGGAAGAACAGCTGAAGCATTCAGGCGACGCCAAGCCACCTGCTGTGGGTGTGGTGGAAGAACAGCTGAAGCATTCAGGCGACGCAGAGCCACCTGCTGTGACTGGGAAGATGTACAATGACGATGTCGAGGTGGTGCAGGAGATCAAGTTGCAGTTTGACCGTGCCTCAAAGTTGGCAGGCGACATGCGCAAGGTGCTTGAGGTTGGGAAGATGCCTTACAACCAGAAAAACTCGGGATTAAAAGGTTTATGATGCATTACTTGCTTTGCTGTCCAAAGTTTCACTCTTTTGCTATTTTGGTTATGTGatgaaaaaaggagaaaaaaatgttCTAACCCAATTGCTGTTGCAGTGCCCTCATTGATGATCTGTGGACTGCCTGCAATGGATGAGGAGTTCCTGCAGTTTGAGGAGGAAAAGGCTATGGAATGTGGCAACCTTTCTTCAACATTGCAGAAGCTGTACATGTGGGAAAAGAGGCTTCTTGAGGAAGTCAAGGTTCTCAGCGCCCTTTAGAGTTTTGAATTTCTAGCGGAATGATGTGGCAATTGCTTTGCCTTTAGATGTGTGATTGTCAAGATTTAACTATGCGATTTGCTATGATTAGCTAGCTATGAAGGTTCGCTATTTACTATGatttgttaggaatagcaagGCAAGAGAGAAACCgacgggagagagagggagcctGCCGACCAGAGAGAGAAAGCCGGTAGCAGCGGGATAGATTGGATCTGGACGAGTTGCAACGTCCAAAAGAAaacctagctctgataccatgttaggaataTCAACTTGTATCCAATAGTAGCCCCTGTGAGTAATATATATGGTCTGTTTGGTAAAGTTTTAGCCTCAAGATTTTTTGTAGCTGTATGTTTCTAGCTTCAAAAATTCGTGGAGTTGGAGTTGTGGGTACACAGAGGGTGTTTGGGTgagtcattttatttttatttctgtatAAATATAGAgacttaaatcactttattttaatCTACAAACTTAAAATCTGATGTCAAACAGGGCCATAGAGTACATAAAGAGTACATAATAAGGACTCTAGTAACCTAACCTATACATGCTGAATAATGACTCTATATTTATAACATGATTAATTGTGCTAGTTGATTAGTATTATCAAAGTTGGTTTAGTTGGAAGGTTTTTAGTAACGTTCTATGTTTACGAGTAATGTACTATATTTGGATAATGAACAGAGTTCAGCTACTTCTACGTGCTGAGTATGCTCCTTCTTTCTTTAAATGAATACTTGTCGGATAGTAACGTACTATGTTTATGAGTAACGTACTATTTTTGGATAATGAACGGAGTTCAGCTACTTCTACGTGCTGAGTATGCTCCTTTTTTCTTTAAATGAATACTTGCTGGATAGTAACGTACTATGTTTACGAGTAACGTACTATTTTTGGATAATGAACGTGAGTCTCAACTACTTTTACTTGCTGAGTACATATGCTCATTTTTTCATTAAATTAATACTTGTCGGGTAATAACGTACTATATTTACGAGTAACATAAATGAACTTAAGTCGCAGCTACttacacttgctgagtatgccTCCTTTTTCCTTAGGAAAATACTTTCCGGGTATATAATTATAGGCAGTTATTGATTTTGCACTGCGGTTAAGTCCGATCTggcactttatttagagtttcaTGGCATGTTAAAGttttattttcgtttttgtttttcttcgaATGATGTGTGCTACTATTTCCCTTATAGATACTGGTTTCTTGAAGGAATGATTATGCCTTGTAGTATTATAAATCGGTGGCCGGTGGGTTTGATGTTTCTTATGCTTTGGCTTCACCATTATTATGGCTTTCCTTTGACATGTAGTACCATGATCTAACTTTATCGGACTTGCGTATTCCTGATCTTGTACATGTACATTGTTTTTGTTCAGACTTGATTTCTGCCTTTTTCATGTTCATGTTAGTTAAACTCAGGTATTTCTGTTTATCACAGGCTGAGGAGAAGATAAGGGTGCTATATGATCAGAAACATAAGGAGCTAAAAAAATTGGATGAGAGAGGTGCTGAAGCTCATAAGCTTGAGGCAATTGACATTAATATCAGGAAGCTAtcaacaaagataagcattGCCATTCAGGTTGTCAACACTACATCTAAAAAGATCAACAAGCTGAGAGATGAAGAGCTATGGCCACAAACACGAGAGCTGATTCAAGGGTATGTAATGTATTTCACTTTCCAAAAACAATGATGAATTAAGACGAGTatgcatatataatttttttgtacACAGTGCATGGATATTTTGAATGAA
Protein-coding regions in this window:
- the LOC133895223 gene encoding protein ALTERED PHOSPHATE STARVATION RESPONSE 1-like, giving the protein MGCGQSKLPHGAEDSAAVALCRDRSALVADAISRRYALAEAHRAYAVSLRATGAALHGFLRAVQDAAPPPGPGAAHCLPAQRKEDGADALPPAALVSPLPAAAVPDAKQVDDDDGGHIHFHSDEDESSDEDQSPDDCGSHIRFSYDEETEPPLLPTEPLLPAAPAQPQPPQMATPYGSGYAPPHSYGPGPGLAYGYGGGYGAEMGGYGQSFFSTNARSQPPPYGQSFFSMNYALSQPQPPSLSYDHRPQVTNATVHYYQRDGATGPQLPTSHGGYPYQFPQGGGLPPMATSSGHGQPSTPLPPPSPPRVSTWDFLNPFESFESYYQEQPVGPAIHTPNQSWNDVGEEEDIPELEDEEWEEVVKEVYGNECTFVNGELAKEEGRKSSAGEELHRKSKSSDSSSSTLREALHRKSKSSDGSSSTGSSMVHVVERSVVEEQLKHSGDAKPPAVGVVEEQLKHSGDAEPPAVTGKMYNDDVEVVQEIKLQFDRASKLAGDMRKVLEVGKMPYNQKNSGLKVPSLMICGLPAMDEEFLQFEEEKAMECGNLSSTLQKLYMWEKRLLEEVKAEEKIRVLYDQKHKELKKLDERGAEAHKLEAIDINIRKLSTKISIAIQVVNTTSKKINKLRDEELWPQTRELIQGFMQMWHTMSECHQIQCHALSQAKNIDSTITAARFSEAHIDLIKQLELQLLDITASFAAWFNAQKSYVSTLNEWLKKGIEYVPEVTDDGVPPFSPGRLGAPPIFIICNNWAISMGRISEKEVADTMQAFASDVLRLWERHMSEWRQGVLANKDTDRDLRSMEREDELSMHKALDTQNKKLVLVSDQSGVSLSAQEDGPPTEAGLQSCMSKVFEAMESFAAACTNAYKDLHLRTEEEDSTT